In the Silurus meridionalis isolate SWU-2019-XX chromosome 6, ASM1480568v1, whole genome shotgun sequence genome, one interval contains:
- the ankrd53 gene encoding ankyrin repeat domain-containing protein 53, with amino-acid sequence MVTAERVNKPVMADARPAVARELPTRDLFHAAVCGDPKWLCLSLERVQSPSQQHNKQGLTVLHVAAQHGQLNCLKLLLESSTVDVNARCPHGRTPLHMTLSPESKPNSFCCLTYLLEHGAEPNVSTDNGLTPLHMAAAEGLKECVEMLVSVGADTHALDWRGHTPFELACLWGHRAVARFLKNAMWHRDKEIEMEKRQELQTLKKNMMRLHRKAEEMQELARVAIREQNFSEWVERKGLRNIKSPTPGSWALSHHCCHSDEPVKKHHATQSKSRDMWNISSNPSRPPPTNISRSKTARISVHPEEAADEPNLRQSVTLHHIGHCQILCTASWDGVQQPVPDLPLDVIQKGLFSSEFPSRISGSLQLQCSNVLDVPHRRGAHRTEASPWTEVVMHLAEELQPGHY; translated from the exons ATGGTAACGGCAGAGCGCGTCAACAAACCTGTCATGGCGGACGCACG GCCTGCGGTTGCGCGCGAGCTCCCAACCAGGGACTTGTTCCATGCCGCAGTGTGTGGAGATCCCAAATGGCTGTGTTTGAGTCTGGAGAGGGTCCAGTCACCATCTCAACAGCACAATAAACAG ggtctTACAGTGCTCCACGTGGCTGCTCAGCATGGTCAGCTAAATTGCTTGAAGCTGCTGCTAGAATCTTCCACAGTGGATGTGAATGCAAGATGTCCCCATGGCCGGACACCGTTGCACATGACGTTGAGCCCAGAGAGCAAGCCAAACTCTTTCTGCTGTCTCACATATCTACTGGAACATGGAGCAGAGCCCAATGT TTCCACAGATAATGGCCTGACCCCACTGCACATGGCTGCAGCTGAAGGACTGAAAGAATGTGTTGAAATGCTGGTTAGTGTTGGAGCAGACACTCATGCACTCGATTGGCGAGGACACACACCCTTTGAACTTGCATGCCTGTGGGGTCACAGGGCTGTTGCCAG GTTTCTTAAAAATGCAATGTGGCACAGAGATAAGGAGATAGAAATGGAGAAACGGCAAGAACTGCAGACTCTCAAAAAGAATATGATGAGATTGCACAGGAAAGCAGAGGAAATGCAGgag TTAGCTAGAGTTGCCATAAGAGAACAGAATTTCTCAGAGTGGGTTGAGAGGAAGGGTCTTCGCAATATCAAATCTCCTACACCAGGCTCGTGGGCATTAAGCCATCACTGCTGCCATTCTGATGAGCCCGTCAAGAAACACCATGCAACTCAATCAAAATCAAGAGACATGTGGAACATCTCATCTAATCCGTCAAGACCTCCTCCAACAAACATCAGCAGATCTAAAACAGCGAGAATCAGTGTCCATCCAGAGGAAGCAGCAGATGAGCCCAATCTGCGTCAGAGTGTGACACTGCATCATATTGGACATTGTCAAATCCTCTGCACTGCATCATGGGATGGTGTTCAACAGCCGGTACCTGACCTGCCACTTGATGTCATTCAGAAAGGCCTGTTTTCATCTGAATTTCCTTCCCGAATATCTGGTTCACTTCAGCTCCAATGCTCCAATGTGCTTGATGTGCCTCATCGACGAGGTGCTCATAGAACTGAAGCATCCCCCTGGACTGAAGTGGTAATGCATCTGGCTGAGGAGCTCCAACCTGGCCATTACTGA